From Citricoccus sp. SGAir0253, a single genomic window includes:
- a CDS encoding RsmB/NOP family class I SAM-dependent RNA methyltransferase: MSGSQGAGRGGDAPRGGGRDGRGGRGGSGGNGPRRNERGRTRNRGTSGGPRQFSASAPSQRRRTADPARLAAFETLAAVSRDDAYANLVLPARIAAHRLDRRDAAFATELAYGALRGQGLYDAVLAECVDRPLDRLDRPVLDALRLGAHQLLGMRVPAHAALDATVALVRDQVGAGPSGLVNAVLRKVSAHDRESWLERLTSAAETDDALAIRHSHPRWIVRALRQSLVNHGRPAGELEELLAADNAAPVVNLVALPGLGEIGPVLEAGAEPGPLAPGSALYHGGDAGRLPGVREGSVRVQDVGSQLTARALAEVPLAPRGAAAGERWLDLCAGPGGKATLLAALARQRGASLLANEPAEHRARLVEQALSAVPGEGWSVRCGDGRELGPEVAAGRREAFDRILVDAPCTGLGALRRRPESRWRRTPADLGPLTELQRQLLDSAVEALRPGGVLGYVTCSPHPAETVLQVQDVQKRHPDLELLDTTAYLERAGAPAGGETGEGPRAALEDAGTPGAPGTSQLWPHLHATDAMFMALFRKADPADAAAADDRTTAERTTDS, encoded by the coding sequence ATGAGTGGATCCCAGGGCGCCGGCCGCGGCGGCGACGCCCCGCGGGGCGGTGGACGTGACGGCCGCGGGGGCCGCGGCGGGTCCGGCGGGAACGGGCCGCGCCGCAACGAGCGGGGCCGCACGCGCAACCGCGGGACCTCCGGCGGGCCCCGCCAGTTCTCGGCGTCCGCGCCCTCGCAGCGCCGGCGCACGGCGGACCCGGCGCGGCTGGCCGCCTTCGAGACCCTGGCCGCGGTGAGCCGGGACGACGCGTACGCGAACCTCGTGCTGCCGGCCCGGATCGCGGCGCACCGGCTCGACCGCCGGGACGCGGCCTTCGCGACCGAGCTGGCCTACGGCGCCCTGCGCGGCCAGGGCCTCTACGACGCGGTCCTGGCCGAGTGCGTGGACCGGCCGCTCGACCGCCTCGACCGGCCGGTCCTGGACGCGCTGCGCCTGGGCGCGCACCAGCTGCTGGGCATGCGCGTTCCCGCCCACGCGGCCCTCGACGCCACCGTGGCCCTCGTGCGCGACCAGGTCGGGGCGGGCCCCTCGGGCCTCGTCAACGCGGTGCTGCGCAAGGTCAGCGCCCACGACCGCGAGTCCTGGCTCGAGCGGCTCACCTCGGCGGCCGAGACCGACGACGCGCTGGCCATCCGCCATTCGCACCCGCGGTGGATCGTGCGGGCCCTGCGGCAGTCCCTCGTCAACCACGGCCGCCCCGCCGGCGAGCTCGAGGAGCTGCTCGCCGCGGACAACGCCGCGCCCGTCGTGAACCTCGTCGCCCTCCCGGGACTCGGGGAGATCGGCCCGGTGCTCGAGGCCGGCGCCGAGCCGGGCCCGCTGGCACCCGGCTCCGCCCTCTACCACGGCGGCGACGCCGGCCGGCTGCCCGGGGTGCGCGAGGGCAGCGTGCGCGTCCAGGACGTGGGGTCCCAGCTCACGGCCCGGGCCCTCGCCGAGGTCCCCCTCGCCCCGCGCGGCGCGGCCGCCGGGGAGCGCTGGCTCGACCTGTGCGCCGGGCCCGGGGGCAAGGCCACGCTGCTGGCCGCCCTGGCCCGGCAGCGGGGCGCGTCCCTGCTGGCCAACGAGCCGGCCGAGCACCGGGCCCGCCTCGTGGAGCAGGCCCTGTCCGCCGTCCCGGGCGAGGGGTGGAGCGTGCGCTGCGGCGACGGCCGCGAGCTCGGTCCCGAGGTCGCCGCCGGCCGCCGCGAGGCGTTCGACCGGATCCTCGTCGACGCCCCGTGCACGGGACTGGGCGCGCTGCGCCGGCGTCCGGAGTCGCGGTGGCGGCGCACCCCGGCCGACCTCGGCCCCCTGACCGAGCTGCAGCGCCAGCTGTTGGACTCCGCCGTCGAGGCCCTGCGGCCCGGGGGAGTGCTCGGCTACGTGACGTGCTCCCCGCACCCGGCCGAGACCGTGCTGCAGGTCCAGGACGTGCAGAAGCGCCACCCCGACCTGGAGCTGCTGGACACGACCGCCTACCTGGAGCGGGCCGGTGCACCGGCCGGCGGCGAGACCGGCGAGGGCCCGCGTGCCGCGCTGGAGGACGCGGGGACCCCCGGTGCCCCGGGGACCAGCCAGCTGTGGCCCCACCTGCACGCCACCGACGCCATGTTCATGGCCCTGTTCCGCAAGGCCGACCCCGCGGACGCCGCGGCAGCCGACGACCGGACCACCGCCGAGAGGACGACGGACTCGTGA
- a CDS encoding methionyl-tRNA formyltransferase produces MTAATGAAAPDRSTFRVLFAGTPETAVPSLDALVDAGFTVAAVLTRPDAPVGRKRTLTPSPVAARAAELGLPVLHADRLSGEAGREVLDRIAALDLDAAAVVAYGALVPAAGLAVPRHGWVNLHFSLLPAYRGAAPVQHAVIAGEPVTGACVFRLEEGLDTGPVFSRLTRDLAPGETAGAVLADLARSGAALLAQTLAGLQDGTAVAEPQSGEPSLAPKLGQQDGRIDPARPAAEVAARINGTTPEPGAWALLALGDPDAETADAAPAGTDGAVRVKLLGAVAEDPALPDGPGGTAAIDAADAADAAGTPGASARRAGTLVRGRRTVHVRCADGAVRLDRVQPAGKKAMAAADWARGLPAGARFLTGMEAER; encoded by the coding sequence ATGACCGCGGCGACCGGCGCCGCCGCTCCGGACCGCTCCACGTTCCGCGTGCTGTTCGCCGGGACGCCGGAGACCGCCGTGCCCTCGCTGGACGCCCTCGTGGACGCCGGGTTCACCGTCGCGGCCGTCCTGACCCGGCCGGACGCCCCGGTGGGCCGCAAGCGCACCCTGACGCCCTCGCCCGTGGCCGCCCGTGCCGCCGAGCTCGGCCTGCCGGTCCTGCACGCCGACCGCCTCTCGGGCGAGGCCGGCCGGGAGGTCCTGGACCGGATCGCCGCCCTGGACCTGGACGCGGCCGCCGTCGTGGCCTACGGCGCCCTCGTCCCCGCCGCCGGCCTGGCCGTGCCGCGCCACGGCTGGGTGAACCTGCACTTCTCGCTGCTGCCCGCCTATCGCGGCGCCGCCCCCGTCCAGCACGCCGTCATCGCCGGCGAGCCGGTGACCGGGGCCTGCGTCTTCCGGCTGGAGGAGGGCCTGGACACCGGGCCGGTGTTCTCCCGCCTCACGCGCGACCTGGCGCCCGGGGAGACGGCGGGCGCCGTGCTCGCGGACCTCGCCCGGTCCGGGGCGGCACTGCTCGCCCAGACCCTCGCCGGACTGCAGGACGGCACGGCGGTGGCCGAGCCGCAGTCGGGCGAGCCGAGCCTCGCGCCCAAGCTGGGCCAGCAGGACGGACGCATCGACCCCGCACGCCCGGCGGCGGAGGTGGCCGCGCGCATCAACGGCACCACGCCGGAGCCGGGGGCGTGGGCGCTGCTCGCCCTCGGGGACCCGGACGCGGAGACGGCGGACGCCGCGCCCGCCGGCACGGACGGCGCGGTGCGCGTCAAGCTGCTCGGCGCCGTCGCGGAGGACCCGGCCCTGCCGGACGGTCCCGGGGGAACGGCCGCGATCGACGCTGCGGACGCGGCGGACGCGGCGGGCACCCCCGGGGCGTCGGCCCGCCGGGCCGGGACGCTCGTGCGGGGCCGGCGCACGGTGCACGTGCGGTGCGCGGACGGGGCGGTCCGGCTCGACCGCGTGCAGCCGGCCGGCAAGAAGGCGATGGCGGCCGCGGACTGGGCACGCGGGCTGCCCGCCGGGGCCCGGTTCCTCACGGGAATGGAGGCGGAACGATGA
- the def gene encoding peptide deformylase, protein MSVLPIRTFPDPVLRTPAAAVGTGRRDLHRLVQDMFETMDDVGGVGLAAPQVGVGLRVFTFDVEGRRGHVVDPVLHTEGELVTEPGEGCLSVPGLHYRPERHARATVTGVDVDGAPVEYRGEGLTARCFQHEVDHLEGLLYIDRLTGEDRRDSRRRLRDAGYGRVAGTTQADRARTVSSSFGVLR, encoded by the coding sequence GTGAGCGTCCTTCCCATCCGCACCTTCCCCGATCCCGTCCTGCGCACCCCGGCCGCCGCCGTCGGGACGGGCCGCCGGGACCTGCACCGCCTCGTGCAGGACATGTTCGAGACCATGGACGACGTCGGCGGGGTCGGCCTCGCCGCCCCGCAGGTCGGCGTCGGCCTGCGGGTCTTCACCTTCGATGTCGAGGGCCGGCGCGGCCACGTCGTGGACCCGGTCCTGCACACCGAGGGCGAGCTCGTGACCGAGCCGGGGGAGGGCTGCCTGTCCGTGCCCGGGCTGCACTACCGGCCGGAGCGCCACGCCCGCGCGACCGTCACGGGCGTCGACGTGGACGGTGCGCCCGTCGAGTACCGCGGCGAGGGGCTCACGGCCCGCTGCTTCCAGCACGAGGTGGACCACCTGGAGGGACTGCTCTACATCGACCGGCTCACCGGCGAGGACCGCCGGGACTCCCGCCGCCGGCTCCGGGACGCCGGCTACGGCCGCGTGGCCGGCACCACGCAGGCCGACCGCGCCCGCACCGTGAGCTCGAGCTTCGGGGTGCTGCGATGA
- a CDS encoding cytochrome translates to MTQPRLAHQTEYGRMYARSLDGVPEVPSITTVIAQQAADLSGWAGHMAATAVIEDPRLPQVVGSRPQLKQVARQASSAAERFRDEAAARGDRVHDYAEQVGLRALGRPHRMAEARAVLAEHGEGAFADRFDEWWDLYDVRPLATELTVWNGTVGYAGTLDLVASIGGRTCIIDFKTKGTTRDGRVKSLDAKVVMQLVAGLRAEESLVDAAAGTWEPWRYGDAPVLLGVALGETEVVAHQANPAVLPDHWRKFWALRQVWGYSQVADSAGPALRPIGPPPVTTPTAPRDVAAAPAQDAGSGAAPGPAGSHATRLGA, encoded by the coding sequence ATGACGCAGCCCCGACTCGCCCACCAGACCGAATACGGACGCATGTACGCCCGCAGCCTGGACGGCGTGCCCGAGGTCCCGTCCATCACCACGGTGATCGCCCAGCAGGCGGCGGACCTCAGCGGCTGGGCCGGCCACATGGCGGCCACGGCCGTGATCGAGGACCCGCGCCTGCCGCAGGTCGTCGGCTCGCGGCCGCAGCTCAAGCAGGTGGCCCGGCAGGCCTCCAGCGCGGCCGAGCGGTTCCGGGACGAGGCCGCGGCCCGCGGGGACCGGGTGCACGACTACGCCGAGCAGGTGGGGCTGCGCGCCCTGGGCCGGCCCCACCGCATGGCCGAGGCCCGGGCGGTGCTGGCCGAGCACGGGGAGGGCGCGTTCGCGGACCGGTTCGACGAGTGGTGGGACCTGTACGACGTCCGCCCACTGGCCACCGAGCTGACCGTGTGGAACGGCACGGTGGGCTACGCCGGGACGCTCGACCTCGTCGCGAGCATCGGCGGGCGCACGTGCATCATCGACTTCAAGACGAAGGGCACCACCCGGGACGGGCGGGTGAAGTCCCTCGACGCCAAGGTGGTCATGCAGCTCGTGGCGGGCCTGCGCGCCGAGGAGTCCCTCGTGGACGCCGCCGCCGGCACGTGGGAACCGTGGCGCTACGGGGACGCCCCGGTGCTGCTCGGGGTGGCCCTGGGCGAGACCGAGGTGGTGGCGCACCAGGCCAACCCGGCGGTGCTGCCGGACCACTGGCGGAAGTTCTGGGCCCTGCGCCAGGTGTGGGGATACTCACAGGTGGCGGACAGCGCCGGGCCCGCCCTGCGGCCCATCGGCCCGCCGCCGGTGACCACGCCGACGGCACCGCGGGACGTCGCTGCCGCCCCGGCCCAGGACGCCGGCTCCGGGGCCGCGCCGGGCCCGGCTGGCTCGCACGCCACTAGGCTGGGCGCGTGA
- the zapE gene encoding cell division protein ZapE translates to MAEIVSLADRTPHVSAEDLLAGFHPSYRFGEVSFDTYIPDPAHPSQAEAVQRLRHFAASMDGAGGRGGRAAGESGGGFLGLFRGRDRGARNGRGGRGAATASGLYLDGGFGVGKTHLLASLWHAAPGPKAFGTFVEYTNLVGALSFRKTVDVLKEYTLVCIDEFELDDPGDTVLMSRLMRELADAGVRLVATSNTLPGSLGEGRFAAQDFKREIQVLADQFDVVRIDGEDYRHRGLAAAPEPLDDEQLMTVAADRFPEAGVVSRDDFAALTANLSRVHPSRYRALVGDIDVMVLHNVETITEQAMALRFVVLADRLYDKDVPVIASGVPFDRLFTEEMMNGGYLKKYFRTVSRMTALVREGQMGETGL, encoded by the coding sequence GTGGCCGAGATCGTCAGCCTTGCCGACCGTACCCCGCACGTGTCCGCGGAGGACCTGCTGGCCGGCTTCCACCCGTCGTACCGGTTCGGCGAGGTCTCCTTCGACACCTACATCCCCGATCCCGCACATCCCTCGCAGGCGGAGGCCGTGCAGCGGCTGCGGCACTTCGCCGCGTCCATGGACGGCGCGGGCGGGCGGGGCGGGCGCGCCGCGGGCGAGTCCGGCGGTGGCTTCCTCGGCCTGTTCCGGGGGAGGGACCGGGGCGCCCGGAACGGGCGCGGGGGCCGGGGGGCCGCGACGGCCAGCGGGCTCTACCTGGACGGCGGCTTCGGCGTCGGCAAGACCCACCTGCTCGCCTCCCTGTGGCACGCGGCGCCCGGTCCCAAGGCGTTCGGCACCTTCGTGGAGTACACCAATCTCGTGGGCGCCCTGTCCTTCCGCAAGACGGTGGACGTGCTCAAGGAGTACACGCTCGTGTGCATCGACGAGTTCGAGCTGGACGACCCGGGCGACACCGTGCTGATGTCCCGGCTGATGCGCGAGCTCGCGGACGCCGGGGTGCGCCTCGTGGCCACCTCCAACACGCTCCCGGGCTCCCTGGGCGAGGGGCGGTTCGCCGCCCAGGACTTCAAGCGCGAGATCCAGGTGCTGGCCGACCAGTTCGACGTGGTCCGGATCGACGGCGAGGACTACCGCCACCGCGGCCTGGCCGCCGCCCCGGAGCCGCTGGACGACGAGCAGCTGATGACGGTCGCCGCGGACCGGTTCCCCGAGGCCGGCGTGGTGTCCCGGGACGACTTCGCCGCCCTGACGGCCAACCTCTCCCGCGTGCACCCCAGCCGGTACCGCGCCCTGGTGGGGGACATCGACGTGATGGTGCTGCACAACGTGGAGACCATCACGGAGCAGGCCATGGCGCTGCGCTTCGTCGTGCTGGCCGACCGGCTCTACGACAAGGACGTGCCCGTCATCGCCTCCGGGGTGCCCTTCGACCGGCTGTTCACCGAGGAGATGATGAACGGCGGGTACCTCAAGAAGTACTTCCGCACCGTCTCCCGCATGACCGCCCTGGTCCGCGAGGGACAGATGGGGGAGACGGGCCTCTAG
- a CDS encoding sulfurtransferase: MTTTAETAEFSEYAHPEKLVSTQWVADHVGDDDVVVLESDEDTLLYSTGHVPGALKIDWHTELNDPVTRDFIGPEEFARVLGAKGITRDTTVVFYGDKSNWWAAYALWVFTLYGHPDTRLMDGGRDKWLAEGRETTREVPEVTPVEYPVTPRDDSTERASRDEVLQHLGKPLVDVRSPLEYTGETTHMEGYPQEGTLRGGHIPTAASVPWARAANEDGTFRSREELERIYRDEAGLGTSDDVVAYCRIGERSSHTWFVLRHLLGYEKVRNYDGSWTEWGNSVRLPIAVGEERGEAPASR, translated from the coding sequence ATGACCACCACCGCAGAGACCGCAGAGTTCAGCGAGTACGCCCACCCCGAGAAGCTCGTCTCCACCCAGTGGGTCGCCGACCACGTGGGCGACGACGACGTGGTCGTGCTCGAGTCGGACGAGGACACGCTGCTGTACAGCACCGGGCACGTCCCCGGCGCCCTCAAGATCGACTGGCACACCGAGCTCAACGACCCGGTCACCCGGGACTTCATCGGCCCCGAGGAGTTCGCCCGCGTCCTGGGCGCCAAGGGCATCACCCGGGACACCACCGTGGTGTTCTACGGCGACAAGTCCAATTGGTGGGCCGCCTACGCCCTGTGGGTCTTCACCCTGTACGGCCACCCGGACACGCGGCTGATGGACGGCGGCCGGGACAAGTGGCTCGCCGAGGGCCGGGAGACCACCCGCGAGGTCCCCGAGGTCACGCCCGTGGAGTACCCGGTGACCCCGCGCGACGACAGCACCGAGCGGGCCTCCCGGGACGAGGTGCTCCAGCACCTCGGCAAGCCGCTGGTGGACGTCCGCTCCCCCCTGGAGTACACGGGCGAGACCACCCACATGGAGGGCTACCCGCAGGAGGGCACCCTGCGCGGGGGGCACATCCCCACCGCCGCCTCCGTGCCGTGGGCCCGCGCCGCCAACGAGGACGGCACGTTCAGGTCGCGCGAGGAGCTCGAGCGGATCTACCGCGACGAGGCGGGCCTCGGGACCTCCGACGACGTCGTGGCCTACTGCCGCATCGGCGAGCGGTCCTCCCACACCTGGTTCGTGCTGCGCCACCTGCTCGGCTACGAGAAGGTCCGCAACTACGACGGCTCCTGGACCGAGTGGGGCAACTCGGTCCGCCTGCCGATCGCCGTGGGCGAGGAGCGGGGCGAGGCGCCGGCGTCGCGCTGA
- a CDS encoding SufE family protein has product MTTTELPEKLQGIIEDFQSVPDPERLELLLEFSEELPALPERYAGHEDEMEQVIECQSPLFLAIELEDPADGAGLGGDGGSPAPAGSPTPDSVVRIFVSAPPEAPTSRGFASVLAQGLDGLPAGQVLGVPEDISSRLGLQKALTPLRLRGMSAMLGRIKRNIADQLAG; this is encoded by the coding sequence ATGACCACCACCGAACTCCCCGAGAAGCTCCAGGGCATCATCGAGGACTTCCAGTCGGTGCCGGACCCGGAGCGACTGGAACTGCTGCTCGAGTTCTCCGAGGAGCTGCCGGCCCTGCCCGAGCGCTATGCCGGGCACGAGGACGAGATGGAGCAGGTCATCGAGTGCCAGTCCCCCCTGTTCCTGGCCATCGAGCTCGAGGACCCGGCGGACGGTGCGGGCCTGGGGGGCGACGGCGGCTCCCCCGCCCCCGCGGGCTCCCCCACGCCGGACTCGGTGGTGCGGATCTTCGTCTCCGCCCCGCCGGAGGCACCGACCTCGCGCGGCTTCGCCTCGGTGCTGGCCCAGGGCCTCGACGGGCTGCCCGCCGGGCAGGTGCTCGGGGTCCCCGAGGACATCTCCTCCCGGCTGGGCCTGCAGAAGGCCCTGACCCCGCTGCGCCTGCGCGGGATGTCGGCCATGCTGGGCCGGATCAAGCGGAACATCGCCGACCAGCTCGCGGGGTGA